One genomic region from Arthrobacter pigmenti encodes:
- a CDS encoding 1-phosphofructokinase family hexose kinase: MNGADNLRGPVVTVTPNPAVDLTYAVNGISAGGSHRVSRPLSRAGGKGINVARVIHQAGHSTLAITTVGGGSGTEFAAELDGSGVPHRLVPVDGPTRRSMAFVDSADGETSIFNEQGAPLTDPEWSELRAAVEEALPAAGCLIGSGSLPEGAPEDFYPWLAARAASYAVPCIIDTSGSAVLAAADAGADVLKPNNHELLEATGVTDISTAAGMLLDRGVKLLFVSCGADGLRLYTAEDRRTMWHAKLPERLAGNPTGAGDAAVAAIAVLLAANITDPEAMLRYATSWSAAAVLMPAAGEIHPSHPQLAGQVEISRISLADVSSQEETEHVT; this comes from the coding sequence ATGAACGGTGCCGACAACCTCCGCGGACCGGTAGTCACTGTGACGCCCAATCCCGCGGTTGACCTCACCTACGCGGTGAATGGCATCAGCGCAGGAGGCTCACACCGCGTCTCCCGCCCGCTTAGCCGGGCCGGCGGGAAGGGAATCAATGTCGCCAGGGTCATCCATCAGGCCGGGCACTCCACCCTCGCCATTACGACGGTGGGCGGCGGTTCGGGCACCGAGTTCGCGGCCGAGCTGGACGGCAGCGGCGTCCCGCACCGGCTGGTGCCGGTGGACGGGCCAACCCGGCGCTCGATGGCCTTCGTGGACTCCGCGGACGGCGAAACGAGTATCTTCAACGAGCAGGGCGCACCGCTCACCGACCCTGAGTGGAGCGAACTACGCGCCGCCGTCGAGGAGGCGCTTCCCGCGGCCGGATGCCTTATAGGGTCAGGGAGCCTGCCGGAAGGGGCGCCCGAGGACTTCTATCCGTGGCTGGCTGCCCGTGCGGCGTCGTACGCCGTGCCCTGCATCATCGACACCTCCGGCAGCGCGGTTCTGGCAGCGGCCGACGCCGGGGCCGATGTGCTGAAGCCCAACAACCACGAGCTGCTGGAAGCCACTGGAGTCACGGATATCAGCACGGCCGCCGGCATGCTGCTGGACCGCGGAGTGAAGCTGCTCTTCGTCAGTTGCGGAGCCGACGGACTCCGGCTCTACACCGCGGAAGACCGCCGCACCATGTGGCACGCGAAGTTGCCGGAGCGCCTGGCGGGCAACCCCACCGGAGCGGGCGATGCCGCGGTCGCCGCCATCGCCGTTCTCCTGGCAGCCAACATCACAGACCCAGAGGCCATGTTGAGGTACGCCACCTCCTGGTCAGCCGCGGCAGTACTCATGCCTGCGGCCGGAGAAATCCACCCCAGCCACCCACAGCTTGCCGGCCAGGTGGAGATCAGCAGAATCTCCCTCGCGGACGTCAGCTCGCAGGAAGAGACGGAGCACGTTACGTGA
- a CDS encoding ketose-bisphosphate aldolase, whose product MTLTPTFDLMKAASAAGTGIGAFNVLHLETAEAIVAGAEVAGLPVILQVSENCVKYHGGLEPVGLATLAVARAAVVPVAVHLDHAEDPDLAMAAVDLGFGSIMYDGAHLEFAENVATTARVAEYARQNSVYVEAELGKVGGKDGAHAPGVRTDPQEAADFVAATGADALAVAVGSSHAMTERSAELDLELIGRLRDALSVPLVLHGSSGVADANIAAAIRAGMTKINVSTHLNGFFTRAVREALANDPGMVDSRKYLGAGRAAMVSEVSRLLTLFAEPAQ is encoded by the coding sequence GTGACACTGACACCTACATTCGACCTCATGAAGGCGGCAAGCGCAGCAGGGACCGGCATCGGCGCGTTCAACGTGCTTCATCTGGAAACCGCTGAGGCAATTGTTGCCGGTGCCGAAGTTGCCGGCCTGCCCGTGATCCTGCAGGTCTCGGAAAACTGCGTGAAGTACCACGGCGGTCTTGAACCGGTGGGACTCGCCACGCTGGCGGTGGCGCGCGCCGCCGTCGTTCCCGTGGCCGTACACCTTGACCACGCCGAGGATCCTGACCTGGCGATGGCAGCAGTGGATCTTGGATTCGGTTCAATCATGTACGACGGCGCCCACCTTGAGTTCGCGGAGAACGTCGCCACTACGGCGCGGGTGGCGGAGTATGCGCGCCAGAATTCGGTCTACGTTGAGGCCGAGCTCGGCAAGGTGGGCGGCAAGGACGGTGCGCACGCGCCCGGAGTCCGGACGGACCCGCAGGAAGCCGCGGACTTCGTGGCCGCGACGGGCGCGGATGCACTCGCTGTCGCAGTCGGTTCCTCGCACGCCATGACAGAGCGCAGCGCTGAACTGGATCTTGAACTGATCGGACGTCTCCGGGACGCACTGTCGGTGCCCCTGGTACTCCACGGATCGTCCGGGGTGGCGGATGCCAACATCGCTGCGGCCATCCGCGCGGGCATGACCAAGATCAACGTCTCGACCCACCTCAACGGTTTCTTTACGCGGGCGGTTCGCGAAGCGCTCGCAAATGACCCGGGCATGGTTGACTCTAGGAAGTACCTCGGAGCCGGCCGTGCGGCCATGGTCTCTGAAGTATCCCGCTTACTGACCCTGTTCGCCGAGCCCGCGCAGTGA
- a CDS encoding DeoR/GlpR family DNA-binding transcription regulator codes for MKRAERLSAILDLLAESNQVEVEDIVEKLAVSPATARRDLDSLASQRLLTRTRGGATIETVAYDLPVRYNKDNQTEHKRAIAQAASELIPRGAVIGLCGGTTSTAIASVLSTRRDLMEPSNKPTLTVVTNAINIAAQLAVRPNIKIMVTGGIVNPRSYELVGPYTDIILQNVALDFAFVGVNGLDPEVGPTVSDEGEAAVNALVARRAFAAYVVADSSKIGVRSFATMNGYVFSNLITDSGITQEQISAFEERGTNVIVAPPVEVD; via the coding sequence ATGAAGAGAGCCGAACGGCTCAGCGCCATTCTGGACCTGCTCGCTGAGTCGAACCAGGTTGAGGTTGAGGACATCGTGGAGAAGCTCGCGGTCTCCCCGGCCACGGCGCGGCGCGACCTCGACAGCCTTGCATCCCAACGCCTGCTGACGCGTACCCGGGGTGGCGCCACCATCGAGACGGTGGCCTACGATCTACCGGTCCGCTACAACAAGGACAACCAGACCGAGCACAAGCGGGCCATCGCCCAGGCAGCCAGCGAACTGATCCCGCGCGGGGCCGTCATCGGACTGTGCGGGGGAACCACCAGCACGGCGATCGCGTCGGTACTCAGCACGCGGCGTGACCTCATGGAGCCCTCCAACAAGCCCACCCTCACGGTCGTCACGAACGCCATCAACATTGCCGCCCAGCTGGCCGTGCGTCCCAACATTAAGATCATGGTGACGGGTGGCATCGTCAACCCGAGATCCTACGAACTGGTGGGCCCTTACACAGACATCATCCTGCAGAATGTGGCCCTTGACTTCGCTTTCGTGGGCGTGAACGGCCTGGACCCGGAAGTGGGTCCGACGGTCAGCGACGAGGGTGAGGCTGCGGTGAACGCACTCGTGGCACGCCGGGCATTCGCTGCGTACGTGGTCGCTGACTCCTCGAAGATCGGCGTGCGGTCCTTCGCCACCATGAACGGGTATGTGTTCAGCAACCTCATCACCGATAGCGGCATCACCCAGGAGCAGATCAGCGCCTTCGAGGAGCGGGGGACAAACGTGATTGTCGCCCCGCCCGTCGAAGTCGACTAA
- a CDS encoding NPCBM/NEW2 domain-containing protein produces the protein MSTTWGARKRTRSAGVVGLSALLAFGSIPAIATAPALANETEPTTTSVTTPIAVKPVTPEVAVDDGGTPIGAITDVVHEGSVVTLTAANGAMRVTFLDNRNFRLEADPSGEFTDPANTPQNDPARTANIVVGAETFDGAAVSVADGDVITLKTADITLSIEKATGKTTLKRADGSVVWAEAVPITFGGNSATQHLADNEGEQFIGGGMQNGRSVHTDATINIARNFDWDDDGYPNAVPYYMSSNGYGVLRNTFARGSYDFKNNTTTHEEKRFDAYYFVGDYKESLESYTQLTGRPMLPPIYGLEYGDADCYNRGNSTYTAYKDPAKLRTPQALDFAKEFVEHDMPAGWMLVNDGYGCEYVELPETVDAIKEETGLVTGLWTQRSLTNQEFEVGEAGVRMRKLDVAWVGQGYRQALTGCESAYNGIEQYSDARGYSLMVEGWAGSQRCGMQWTGDHSGNLDAVRWQISALTGAGNSGLAFTTGDVDGIFGGSTESYVRDLQWKAFAPALYSMSGWASTDKRPYLYGEEATEINRNYLQLRQRLMPYIYTLAQESHATGMPMMRSMALEYPQDPNSYSAEANNQFLLGEDYLVAPVFKDSDIRNGIYLPAGEQWVDYWTGKIYEGGQVLNGVAAPLEQLPIFVRSGALVPQGITARNASLVPEDSPITLEVYPEGESSFTLYEDEKITREYKDGEFSNQQFDVKAPNAGKRGTVRITIGEREGTYDGMAEARPYMVKAHSGSEPRGVQVGRDKLAKVASQAELDAVESGWFYDAETAGGVVVVKTAPIASGASETINLLNTSAVGGQDADSFAAQVNVGLEEQVFQGNNTTVTATFVNAGTKPKFDVVLTPELPEGWEVLESSGTEARKVDPGKSVTAEFVVTPSSDAAAGLQTLRVSADYKDVSKTERSVSGANQLDVAYGSLQGAFNAVSITDLNTAANGNFDGGGATFSADALAAAGATPGATITVGEGDSAINYTWPTPVGEPNSVEPAGQTIALQGQGTHLAILGTAASGSGVNPELTLTYTDGTVQKANVFFPNWLPQGSLGGAQVAIRSMGRNNSNNPDVYEYPTYGYQVYSNLVRLNPGKELASVDLPTESRVKLFDWQIVEQPLPPAPESTAFISDLNWISATNGYGVIGKDVVNKDSASSPDKPLKINYTDPATGTQPTYEKGLGVHALSKITYYVGGKCSSFTSEVGLEAGFNGNVIFKVDTDGANQYQSRTFTPGFAPESVNVDLTGVQYVDLIVQAPGSINGAHGVWGDAKFNCG, from the coding sequence ATGAGCACTACATGGGGCGCGAGGAAGCGCACCCGGAGTGCCGGCGTCGTCGGTCTGTCAGCGTTGCTTGCCTTTGGCAGCATCCCGGCAATCGCCACGGCACCCGCACTTGCCAACGAAACGGAGCCGACGACGACGTCGGTTACCACCCCGATTGCCGTCAAGCCAGTCACGCCGGAAGTAGCGGTCGACGACGGCGGCACCCCGATCGGCGCCATCACCGACGTGGTGCACGAAGGTTCGGTTGTCACACTGACCGCCGCGAACGGCGCCATGCGCGTGACCTTCCTGGACAACCGGAACTTCCGCCTCGAAGCGGATCCCAGTGGGGAGTTCACCGATCCGGCAAACACGCCGCAGAATGACCCCGCCCGCACGGCGAACATCGTGGTCGGCGCCGAGACGTTCGACGGCGCCGCGGTCAGCGTTGCCGACGGTGACGTCATTACGCTCAAGACCGCCGACATCACGCTGAGCATCGAAAAGGCAACCGGCAAGACCACGCTGAAGCGGGCAGACGGTTCAGTGGTCTGGGCAGAGGCGGTCCCGATTACCTTCGGCGGCAACTCCGCAACGCAGCACCTTGCTGACAACGAGGGTGAGCAGTTCATCGGCGGCGGTATGCAGAACGGGCGTTCCGTCCACACCGATGCCACCATCAACATCGCCCGCAACTTCGACTGGGACGACGACGGCTACCCCAATGCGGTGCCGTATTACATGTCCTCGAACGGTTACGGCGTTCTCCGCAACACCTTTGCCCGCGGCAGCTACGACTTCAAGAACAACACCACCACCCACGAAGAGAAGCGCTTCGACGCCTATTACTTCGTCGGTGACTACAAAGAGTCACTGGAGTCCTACACCCAGCTGACCGGCCGCCCCATGCTTCCCCCGATCTACGGGCTGGAGTACGGCGACGCCGACTGCTACAACCGCGGTAACAGCACCTACACCGCTTACAAGGATCCGGCCAAGCTGCGTACCCCGCAGGCGCTGGACTTCGCGAAGGAATTCGTGGAGCACGACATGCCCGCCGGCTGGATGCTCGTCAACGACGGCTACGGCTGTGAGTACGTCGAACTTCCAGAAACCGTGGATGCGATCAAGGAAGAAACGGGCCTCGTCACCGGCCTGTGGACCCAGCGCTCGCTGACCAACCAGGAGTTCGAGGTCGGCGAAGCCGGTGTGCGCATGCGCAAGCTCGACGTCGCCTGGGTTGGCCAGGGCTACCGCCAGGCCCTCACCGGCTGCGAGTCTGCGTACAACGGGATCGAGCAGTACTCCGATGCCCGCGGCTACTCGCTGATGGTCGAAGGCTGGGCAGGGTCGCAGCGCTGCGGCATGCAGTGGACCGGAGACCACTCCGGAAACCTCGACGCCGTCCGCTGGCAGATTTCCGCGCTGACCGGCGCAGGTAATTCCGGACTCGCCTTCACTACCGGCGATGTTGACGGAATCTTCGGCGGCTCCACTGAGAGCTACGTCCGTGACCTGCAGTGGAAGGCCTTCGCTCCCGCGCTCTACTCGATGAGCGGCTGGGCCTCGACGGACAAGCGGCCTTACCTGTACGGCGAGGAAGCAACCGAGATCAACCGGAACTACCTGCAACTGCGTCAGCGCCTGATGCCGTACATCTACACTCTGGCCCAGGAGTCCCACGCCACCGGTATGCCGATGATGCGCTCCATGGCGCTTGAGTACCCGCAGGATCCGAACTCCTACAGCGCCGAAGCCAACAACCAGTTCCTCCTTGGGGAGGATTACCTGGTGGCTCCCGTGTTCAAGGATTCGGACATCCGCAACGGCATCTACCTGCCCGCAGGGGAACAGTGGGTGGATTACTGGACCGGCAAGATCTACGAGGGCGGCCAGGTACTGAACGGTGTTGCCGCTCCACTGGAGCAACTGCCGATCTTCGTCCGTTCCGGTGCCCTGGTTCCGCAAGGAATCACGGCCCGCAACGCGTCGCTGGTCCCCGAGGATTCCCCGATCACCCTTGAGGTGTACCCGGAGGGCGAGAGCAGCTTCACCCTGTATGAGGATGAGAAGATCACCCGCGAGTACAAGGACGGCGAGTTCAGCAATCAGCAGTTCGACGTGAAAGCGCCGAATGCAGGCAAGCGCGGAACCGTGAGGATCACGATCGGTGAGCGCGAAGGCACCTACGACGGCATGGCTGAAGCCCGTCCGTACATGGTCAAGGCCCACAGCGGGTCCGAGCCGCGCGGAGTGCAGGTAGGCAGGGACAAGCTGGCGAAGGTCGCTTCCCAGGCTGAGCTGGATGCTGTCGAGTCCGGCTGGTTCTACGACGCCGAGACCGCGGGCGGAGTGGTTGTAGTCAAGACTGCACCGATCGCCTCCGGAGCCAGCGAAACCATCAACCTGTTGAACACCAGTGCGGTGGGCGGCCAGGATGCTGACTCCTTCGCCGCCCAGGTGAACGTCGGACTCGAGGAGCAGGTCTTCCAGGGCAACAACACCACCGTGACCGCGACGTTCGTCAACGCAGGCACCAAACCCAAGTTCGACGTCGTACTCACCCCAGAGCTGCCCGAGGGCTGGGAGGTTCTGGAGAGCTCCGGTACCGAAGCGCGCAAGGTCGACCCCGGTAAATCCGTGACGGCGGAGTTCGTGGTGACGCCATCGTCAGACGCCGCAGCCGGGCTGCAGACCCTTCGGGTAAGCGCCGATTACAAGGACGTCAGCAAGACAGAGCGGTCCGTATCCGGAGCGAACCAGTTGGACGTTGCGTACGGTTCGCTGCAGGGTGCATTCAACGCGGTGTCCATCACAGATCTGAACACCGCGGCGAACGGCAACTTCGACGGCGGCGGGGCTACCTTCTCCGCTGATGCGCTCGCTGCAGCCGGTGCGACGCCGGGGGCGACCATCACTGTCGGCGAAGGTGATTCGGCGATCAACTACACGTGGCCTACACCAGTTGGCGAGCCGAACTCGGTTGAACCTGCAGGTCAGACCATTGCGCTGCAGGGTCAGGGCACGCACCTGGCGATCCTCGGTACCGCTGCGAGCGGTTCGGGTGTGAATCCCGAACTCACCCTGACCTACACCGACGGCACGGTCCAGAAGGCTAACGTCTTCTTCCCGAACTGGCTTCCGCAGGGATCCCTTGGTGGAGCGCAGGTTGCCATCAGGTCAATGGGCAGGAACAACTCGAACAACCCCGATGTGTACGAGTACCCCACTTACGGGTATCAGGTTTACTCGAACCTCGTTAGGCTGAACCCGGGCAAGGAGCTGGCCTCGGTGGACCTTCCCACCGAAAGCAGGGTGAAGTTGTTCGACTGGCAGATTGTTGAGCAGCCGTTGCCGCCTGCACCGGAGTCCACAGCCTTCATCTCGGACCTCAACTGGATCAGTGCAACGAACGGCTACGGAGTCATCGGCAAGGATGTGGTGAACAAGGATTCGGCGTCGTCCCCTGACAAGCCGCTGAAGATCAACTACACCGATCCGGCCACGGGTACGCAGCCCACCTACGAGAAGGGCCTGGGCGTGCACGCACTGTCCAAGATCACCTACTACGTTGGCGGCAAGTGCTCCTCCTTCACCTCTGAGGTTGGCCTCGAAGCAGGATTCAACGGAAACGTGATCTTCAAGGTGGACACGGACGGCGCGAACCAGTACCAGTCACGGACCTTTACCCCTGGCTTTGCGCCGGAATCCGTGAACGTTGACCTGACCGGCGTGCAGTACGTGGACCTGATCGTCCAGGCGCCGGGCAGCATCAACGGAGCCCACGGCGTGTGGGGCGACGCGAAGTTCAACTGCGGATAA
- a CDS encoding DUF559 domain-containing protein, with product MHVLNQLRHSGSVARTRDLIGWGITPSQLRTAVDSGGLLRIRKGLYALPDAPSEFIAALKMNALLTCASAAKHHGLWLLTPPPKLHISGIGRNSGGNVNHQFRTVKTHPSLPLLGVVDTLVHALQCLPPIDAAVVVESSLRRGDTVKSFIEQRLQGNRNGKARASLSLVTGCAESAIEVVARILFRQAGFHVETQVRIDGVGRVDFLLEGFLVVEVDGDEFHSDRKARNRDRRRNNELTARGYSYLRFSYEDIMFNRDYVVSRVGTVLSGRVIR from the coding sequence ATGCATGTACTCAACCAGCTACGCCATTCGGGCTCCGTTGCGCGCACCCGAGACCTCATCGGCTGGGGCATCACACCCTCGCAGCTTCGGACTGCAGTGGACTCCGGCGGCCTGCTTCGCATCCGGAAGGGACTCTATGCCTTACCGGACGCTCCATCTGAATTCATCGCAGCCCTGAAAATGAACGCGCTTCTTACGTGCGCGTCAGCGGCGAAACACCACGGTTTGTGGCTCCTCACACCACCTCCGAAATTGCACATCAGCGGAATCGGACGAAATTCGGGCGGCAACGTGAACCACCAGTTCCGCACAGTCAAAACGCATCCATCCCTTCCCTTGCTGGGTGTCGTCGATACTCTGGTCCACGCCCTGCAGTGCCTGCCCCCGATCGATGCCGCCGTCGTCGTCGAAAGTTCGCTCAGGCGCGGCGATACGGTCAAGTCCTTCATCGAACAACGCCTGCAAGGCAACCGGAACGGCAAAGCCCGGGCCTCCTTGAGCCTCGTGACGGGGTGCGCGGAGTCTGCGATCGAAGTCGTCGCTCGCATTCTGTTCCGTCAGGCGGGCTTTCATGTGGAGACGCAGGTCCGGATCGACGGCGTCGGCAGGGTGGACTTCCTGCTTGAAGGTTTCCTGGTCGTGGAGGTCGACGGCGATGAGTTCCACTCCGATCGGAAGGCTCGAAACCGGGACCGACGGCGGAACAACGAGCTGACCGCACGCGGATACTCGTACCTCCGCTTCAGCTACGAGGACATCATGTTCAACCGGGATTACGTCGTTTCGAGAGTCGGAACGGTGTTGTCGGGGCGTGTAATCCGGTAA